One genomic segment of Gasterosteus aculeatus chromosome 6, fGasAcu3.hap1.1, whole genome shotgun sequence includes these proteins:
- the zswim8 gene encoding zinc finger SWIM domain-containing protein 8 isoform X2 has product MELMFAEWEDGERFSFEDSDRFEEDSLCSFISEAESLCQNWRGWRKQSAGPNSPTVKIKDGQVIPLVELSAKQVAFHIPFEVVEKVYPPVPEQLQLRIAYWSFPENEEDIRLYSCLANGSPDEFQRGEQLYRIRAVKDPLQIGFHLSATVVTSQSGQSKGAYNVAVMFDRCRITSCSCTCGAGAKWCAHVVALCLFRIHNASAVCLRAPVSESLSRLQRDQLQKFAQYLISELPQQILPTAQRLLDELLSSQSTAINTVCGAPDPTAGPSASDQSTWYLDESTLSDNIKKTLHKFCGPSPVVFSDVNSMYLSSTEPPAAAEWACLLRPLRGREPEGIWNLLSIVREMFKRRDSNAAPLLEILTEQCLTYEQIISWWYSVRTSASHSSASGHTGRSNGQSEVAAHACASMCDEMVVLWRLAVLDPTMSPCRRLELAGQLKQWHLKVIEIVKRGQHRKSLDKLFQGFKPAVESCYFNWEGAYPLDGITYCSADRKSATFCWSRAVQHQRGVKAAAGLGGEPPEPGGGGRADGGAGGDYKGRGHLSQQEVAVRPKETVLTKRKGLSVSGGGGMLVRLGGGVSLSLEDGGGKCVYKGPGSSSGGKLKLPPGGGKGASVGGAGGGGGMGGGKHAGTKRRTSSEDSSLEPDLAELSLDDGCSLALGAEASNTFEFLPPPPEMLPSPSPLLRDSRKYSNGNSSGGGKTFEAKRVGHASAGAPAVEPAPPHTVLVVMDTPSAVERDGALVAAPVNSKDEDVDSAGSNQPSASTSAVRSAATPPSAKLQRARREAAPAGAAAAAAAARGPANQGAEAAGGEAVGEDDYQAYYLSAASEEGADRQLADNHQEEEPDIFAGMKPLEQEGRMEVLFACAEALHAHGYSNEACRLAVELARDLLANPPDLKVEQPQTKGKKSKVSTSRQTQVATNTLSKAAFLLTVLSERLELHNLAFSTGMFSLELQRPPASTKALEVKLAYQESEVVSLLKKIPLGLVEMTAIRERGEQLRDGNFCDYRPVLPLMLASFIFDVLCTPVVSPTGSRPPSRNRNTEMPGDEELGFEAAVAALGMKTTVSEAEHPLLCEGTRRVKGDLALALMITYKDDHSKLKKILDKLLDRESQTHKPQTLSSFYSSKPAAGSQRSPSKHAAAGHSSASAGVSRHAPPSSSAATASSASAAAPVSDASTSQAHLNAAQNNSTAGESAAETRERAAEGPPPSGEQQNEAAPFKEATVPSRLALGARCGYNQRCWGSPVRQKKKHTGMASIDSSAPETTSDSSPTLSRRPLRAGWAATSWGRGQDSDSISSSSSDSLGSSSSSGSRRAGGGARAKSTDTSRYKGRRPECHAPHVPNQPSEAAAHFYFELAKTVLIKAGGNSSTSIFTQPSASGGHQGPHRNLHLCAFEIGLYALGLHNFVSPNWLSRTYSSHVSWITGQAMEIGSAALNILVECWDGHLTPPEVASLADRASRARDPNMVRAAAELALSCLPHAHALNPNEIQRALVQCKEQDNMMLEKACMAVEEAAKGGGVYPEVLFEVAHQWYWLYEQSVGGGSGPQRETSGRCGANGGSGRRPLETSCVVLDAGGNMESAGVATVTASVTTAAVVPVISVGSTIYQSHGMPGQAIAHAHSQGLHPYTTIQAHLPTVCTPQYLGHPLQHIPRPAVFPVAGAAYPQGMHPAFIGAQYPFSVATGPQPPMAATAVTFPGVPVPSMTQIAVHPYHAETGLPLGTTVAGQESAGRLNPAAVIVRGSAGMHCSFGLSCFTVGSVHTGPTIQAIQGTALTSLSSQPGSLVSTPFPIEDEQHSQPISQQGLHYLHSAYRVGMLALEMLGRRAHNDHPNNFSRSPPYTEDVKWLLGLAARLGVNYVYQFCVGAAKGVLSPFVLQEIIMEALQRLNPAHIHAHLRTPAFHQLVQRCQQAYMQYIHHRLIHLTPADYDDFVNIIRSARGAFCLTPVGMMQFNDVLQNLKRGKQTKELWQRISLEMATFSP; this is encoded by the exons ATGGAACTGATGTTCGCCGAGTGGGAGGATGGGGAGAGGTTCTCCTTCGAAGACTCGGACCGGTTCGAGGAGGACTCCCTGTGCTCCTTCATCTCCGAGGCCGAGAGCCTCTGTCAGAACTGGAGGGGCTGGAGGAAGCAGTCTGCCGGACCCAACTCCCCCACTGTCAAGATCAAAG ACGGTCAGGTGATTCCTCTGGTGGAGTTGTCAGCCAAGCAGGTGGCGTTCCACATCCCGTTTGAGGTGGTGGAGAAAGTTTACCCCCCCGTCCCGGAACAGCTGCAGCTCCGCATCGCCTACTGGAGCTTCCCCGAGAATGAGGAGGACATCAG GTTATATTCCTGCCTGGCTAATGGGAGTCCGGATGAATTCCAACGTGGAGAGCAGCTCTACAGGATCCGGGCCGTCAAAGACCCTCTGCAGATCG GTTTCCATCTGAGCGCCACAGTGGTGACCAGCCAGTCCGGCCAGTCCAAAGGCGCTTACAACGTGGCGGTCATGTTCGATCGCTGCCGCATCAcctcctgcagctgcacctGTGGCGCCGGGGCCAAGTGGTGCGCCCACGTGGTGGCTCTCTGCCTCTTCAGGATCCACAAT GCATCAGCAGTGTGTCTCAGGGCTCCGGTCTCTGAGTCTTTGTCCAGGCTGCAGAGGGACCAGCTCCAGAAGTTTGCCCAGTACCTCATCAGTGAGCTGCCTCAGCAG ATCCTCCCCACGGCTCAGCGCCTGCTGGATGAGCTGCTGTCCTCTCAGTCCACCGCCATCAACACCGTGTGTGGGGCTCCAG acccaACCGCAGGCCCTTCAGCATCCGACCAGAGCACCTGGTATTTGGACGAGTCGACCCTCAGCGACAACATAAAAAAGACTCTGCACAAGTTCTGTGGGCCGTCACCTGTCGTCTTCAG TGATGTAAACTCCATGTACTTGTCGTCGACGGAGCCTCCGGCGGCCGCCGAGTGGGCGTGTCTGCTGCGGCCTCTGAGGGGCCGAGAGCCGGAGGGCATTTGGAACCTTCTGTCCATCGTCAGGGAGATGTTCAAGAGACGAGACAGCAACGCCGCCCCGCTGCTTGAGATTCTCACTGAGCAGTGTCTCACCTATGAGCAG atcatCAGCTGGTGGTACAGCGTGCGGACCTCGGCGTCCCACAGCAGCGCCAGCGGCCACACCGGACGCAGCAACGGCCAGTCGGAGGTGGCGGCTCACGCCTGTGCCAGCATGTGTGACGAGATGGTGGTGCTGTGGAGGCTGGCGGTGCTGGACCCCACCATGAGCCCCTGCAG GCGCCTGGAACTAGCAGGCCAGCTGAAGCAGTGGCATTTGAAAGTTATAGAGATCGTGAAGCGGGGGCAACATCGCAAGTCCCTGGACAAACTGTTCCAGGGCTTCAAGCCCGCTGTGGAGTCGTGCTATTTCAACTGGGAGGGGGCCTACCCGCTGGACGGCATCACCTACTGCAGTGCCGATCGGAAGAGCGCCACTTTCTGCTGGTCCAGAGCAGTGCAGCACCAGAGAGGCGTCAAAGCTGCTGCAGGGTTGGGCGGAGAGCCGCCAGAacccgggggagggggcagagccGACGGCGGAGCTGGGGGAGATTATAAAGGGAGGGGTCACTTGTCCCAACAGGAGGTGGCGGTGCGTCCCAAGGAGACCGTCCTGACCAAGAGGAAAGGCCTGTCGGTGagcggagggggagggatgcTGGTGCgcctgggagggggggtctccctgtctctggaggacggaggagggaagTGCGTGTACAAGGGGCCGGGCTCCTCCTCCGGAGGGAAGCTGAAACTGCCGCCGGGAGGCGGGAAGGGGGCCTCTGTGGGAGGTGCGGGAGGAGGTGGCGGGATGGGCGGGGGGAAGCACGCCGGCACCAAGCGGAGAACCAGCAGTGAAGACAGCTCGCTGGAGCCCGACCTGGCCGAGCTCAGCCTGGACGACGGGTGCAGTCTGGCTCTGGGCGCCGAGGCCAGCAACACGTTTGAGTTCCTCCCCCCGCCGCCGGAGATGCTGCCCTCCCCGAGCCCGCTGCTGCGAGACTCGCGCAAGTATAGCAACGGCAacagcagcggggggggcaAAACGTTTGAGGCCAAGCGCGTCGGCCACGCCTCCGCCGGCGCCCCCGCCGTGGAGCCCGCTCCGCCGCACACCGTGCTGGTGGTCATGGACACGCCCAGCGCGGTGGAGAGGGACGGGGCGCTGGTGGCCGCGCCGGTCAACAGCAAAGACGAAGACGTAGACTCTGCTGGCAGTAACCAGCCGTCCGCCTCCACCTCCGCGGTGAGATCGGCCGCCACGCCACCGTCTGCCAAGCTGCAACGGGCCCGCCGGGAGGCGGCGCCGGCCggagcagcagccgccgccgccgccgcacgtGGGCCGGCCAATCAGGGAGCAGAGGCAGCGGGAGGAGAGGCGGTGGGGGAGGACGACTATCAAGCGTACTACCTGAGTGCCGCCTCGGAGGAGGGAGCGGACAGACAGCTGGCTGACAAccaccaggaggaggagccggacaTCTTCGCAGGGATGAAGCCGTTGGAGCAGGAGGGCCGCATGGAG gtgctgTTTGCGTGTGCCGAGGCCCTCCACGCTCATGGCTACAGTAATGAGGCGTGCCGGCTGGCCGTGGAGCTGGCCAGAGACCTGCTAGCCAATCCTCCAGACCTCAAGGTGGAACAGCCACAGACTAAG GGTAAGAAGAGCAAGGTGTCCACCAGCCGTCAGACGCAGGTGGCCACCAACACGCTGTCCAAGGCTGCCTTCCTCCTCACTGTCCTCAGTGAGCGGCTGGAGCTCCACAACCTGGCCTTCAGCACCGGCATGTTCTCCCTGGAGCTCCAGAGACCACCGGCGTCCACCAAAGCTCTGGAG GTGAAGCTGGCCTACCAGGAGTCCGAGGTGGTGTCTCTGTTGAAGAAGATCCCGCTGGGCCTGGTGGAGATGACGGCCATCCGAGAGCGCGGCGAGCAGCTCCGAGACGGAAACTTCTGTGACTACAGACCTGTGCTGCCGCTCATGTTGGCCAGCTTCATCTTTGATGTTCTGTGCACCCCAG TTGTGTCCCCAACGGGTTCCCGTCCACCGAGCCGCAACCGTAACACCGAGATGCCCGGCGACGAGGAGCTGGGCTTCGAGGCCGCGGTCGCCGCTCTCG GTATGAAGACCACAGTGAGCGAGGCGGAGCATCCTCTGCTGTGTGAAGGAACTAGGCGGGTGAAAGGGGACCTGGCGCTGGCTCTGATGATCACCTATAAGGACGACCACAGCAAGCTGAAGAAG atactggataagttgTTGGACAGAGAGAGTCAGACCCACAAGCCCCAGACTCTGAGCTCCTTCTACTCCAGCAAGCCGGCAGCCGGCAGCCAGCGCAGCCCCTCCAAACACGCTGCCGCCGGTCACAGCAGCGCGAGCGCCGGCGTCTCCAGACACGCGCCGCCGTCTTCATCCGCAGCGACGGCCTCTTCTGCCTCCGCCGCGGCGCCGGTCAGTGACGCGTCGACCAGCCAGGCCCATCTCAACGCAGCGCAGAACAACAGCACAGCGGGGGAGAGCGCTGCTGAGACCAGGGAGCGAG CAGCAGAGGGGCCTCCTCCATCAGGGGAGCAGCAGAATGAAGCGGCCCCCTTTAAGGAGGCCACAGTGCCCAGTCGGCTGGCATTGGGGGCCCGCTGCGGCTACAATCAGCGCTGCTGGGGCTCTCCGGTCCgccagaagaagaaacacaccG GCATGGCGAGCATCGACAGCAGCGCTCCGGAGACCACCTCGGACAGCTCGCCCACTCTCAGCCGCCGGCCGCTCCGGGCCGGCTGGGCGGCCACGTCCTGGGGGCGGGGCCAGGACAGTGACAGCATCAGCAGCTCCTCGTCTGACTCGCTtggctcctcgtcctccagcgGCTCGCGCCgggcagggggcggggccagggcCAAGAGCACCGACACCAGCAG GTACAAAGGGCGGCGTCCAGAGTGCCATGCCCCCCACGTGCCCAACCAGCCGTCGGAGGCAGCAGCCCATTTTTACTTTGAGCTGGCCAAGACGGTGCTGATCAAAGCCGGGGGGAACTCCTCCACGTCCATTTTcactcagccctcagccagcgGGGGCCACCAGGGACCCCACAGAAACCTGCACCTGTGTGCCTTTGAGATTGGCCTGTACGCGCTTGGCCTCCACAACTTTGTCTCGCCCAACTGGCTGTCCAGGACCTACTCCTCCCATGTGTCCTGGATCACTG gccAGGCCATGGAGATCGGCAGCGCCGCCCTCAACATTTTGGTGGAGTGTTGGGACGGTCACCTCACCCCTCCAGAGGTGGCGTCCCTGGCCGACCGAGCATCGCGGGCCAGAGACCCCAACATGGTCCGGGCGGCGGCGGAGCTGGCCCTGAGCTGCTTGCCTCACGCTCACGCCCTCAACCCCAACGAGATCCAGAGAGCGCTGGTGCAGTGCAAAGAGCAG GACAACATGATGCTGGAGAAGGCCTGCATGGCAGTGGAGGAAGCCGCCAAGGGGGGAGGTGTGTACCCCGAGGTTCTGTTCGAGGTGGCTCACCAGTGGTACTGGCTGTACGAGCAGTCAGTGGGCGGGGGCTCAGGCCCGCAGCGCGAGACCTCCGGGCGCTGCGGGGCCAACGGCGGCTCAGGGAGGAGGCCCCTGGAGACCAGCTGCGTGGTCCTGGACGCCGGCGGCAACATGGAGTCGGCGGGGGTGGCGACGGTCACGGCCTCGGTCACCACGGCGGCCGTCGTGCCCGTCATCTCCGTGGGCTCCACCATCTACCAGTCCCACGGCATGCCGGGCCAGGCCATAGCCCATGCCCACAGCCAGGGCCTCCACCCCTACACCACCATCCAGGCCCATCTCCCCACCGTGTGCACCCCCCAGTACCTGGGACACCCTCTGCAGCACATTCCCCGACCCGCCGTCTTCCCCGTGGCTGGTGCTGCATACCCACAG GGAATGCACCCGGCCTTCATCGGGGCGCAGTACCCGTTCTCAGTGGCCACTGGCCCGCAGCCTCCGATGGCAGCCACGGCTGTGACCTTCCCCGGTGTCCCCGTACCGTCCATGACTCAGATCGCCGTCCACCCGTACCACGCCGAGACGGGCCTGCCCCTCGGCACCACCGTAGCAGGTCAGGAGAGCGCCGGGCGTTTAAATCCAGCAGCTGTCATTGTACGTGGCTCGGCCGGGATGCACTGCAGCTTTGGCCTGTCGTGTTTTACAGTAGGCAGCGTCCACACGGGCCCCACAATCCAGGCCATCCAGGGGACGGCCCtgacctccctctcctcccagcCCGGCTCATTGGTCAGCACTCCTTTCCCAATAGAGGATGAGCAGCACAGCCAGCCAATCAGCCAGCAGGGCCTGCACTACCTGCATTCTGCCTACAGAGTTG GCATGCTGGCATTGGAGATGCTCGGCAGGAGGGCCCACAACGACCACCCGAACAACTTCTCCAGGAGCCCGCCTTACACCGAGGACGTCAAATGGCTGCTGGGACTGGCTGCGAGGCTCG GAGTCAACTACGTGTACCAGTTCTGTGTTGGAGCAGCAAAAGGTGTCCTGAGTCCGTTCGTCCTACAGGAGATCATCATGGAGGCTCTTCAGAGGCTCAACCCCGCCCACATCCACGCCCACCTCCGAACGCCCGCTTTCCACCAGCTGGTCCAGCGCTGCCAACAGGCCTACATGCAG TACATCCACCACCGGCTCATCCACCTGACGCCGGCTGACTACGACGACTTTGTGAACATCATCCGCAGCGCTCGCGGCGCTTTCTGCCTGACGCCCGTGGGCATGATGCAGTTTAACGACGTGCTGCAGAACCTGAAGAGAGGCAAGCAGACCAAGGAGCTGTGGCAGCGCATCTCCCTGGAGATGGCAACCTTCTCCCCCTGA